One Balaenoptera musculus isolate JJ_BM4_2016_0621 chromosome 13, mBalMus1.pri.v3, whole genome shotgun sequence genomic region harbors:
- the GAREM2 gene encoding LOW QUALITY PROTEIN: GRB2-associated and regulator of MAPK protein 2 (The sequence of the model RefSeq protein was modified relative to this genomic sequence to represent the inferred CDS: deleted 1 base in 1 codon) — protein sequence MEKLAAGLAGLRWSMGAFPLDLIVSRCRLPTLACLGPGEYAEGVSERDILLIHSCRQWTTVTAHTLEEGHYVIGPKIDIPLQYPGKFKLLEQARDVREPVRYFSSVEEVASVFPDRIFVMEAITFSVKVVSGEFSEDSEVYNFTLHAGDELTLMGQAEILCAKTTKERSRFTTLLRKLGRAGALAGVGGGGGPGGTGAAGGSGGARPIKGKMPCLICMNHRTNESLSLPFQCQGRFSTRSPLELQMQEGEHTVRAIIERVRLPVNVLVPSRPPRNPYDLHPVREGHCYKLVSIISKTVVLGLALRREGPAPLHFLLLTDTPRFALPQGLLAGDPRVERLVRDSASYCRERFDPDEYSTAVREAPAELAEDCASPRRARLCLPAPPRALGPARAPASGPGPPGDGDQEYVSPDWAGAPEPAALPAEIPYEELWTHQAAEGLAEGRTRPLPGPDLISFGAAGPPRLEPEAAPPPVPPKSEAVKEECRLLNAPPVPPRGGSANGRLSGSPPVPPRFPRLQPLHSPSSSLSYYSSGLQDGAGSRSGSGSPSPDTYSLYCYPCTWGDCKVGESPSRPPPGPLPSTTQPSQASRALVEPLSSGAPSLWGADTPVKTYHSCPPPFKPSHPQKRFAPLGALNPFSGPAYPTGPSAASPSGPTASSGPPATSSPARSPGPGPPGQAYSAAASSSCPTSSSSSSERQTPALEPSDPFELGRGSSPEPELLRCQEPRAVRAPGPGPGLLPLGPPKAFEPEGLVLRQVPAPLSPVALQGPEAGRARLLLTQGRLEGPPASPRDGATGWGGRDASSWQPPADLSALSLEEVSRSLRFIGLSEDVVSFFARERIDGSIFVQLSEDILADDFHLTKLQVKKIMQFIKGWRPKI from the exons ATGGAGAAGTTGGCGGCCGGGCTGGCGGGCCTGCGCTGGAGCATGGGCGCCTTCCCGCTCGACCTCATCGTCAGCCGCTGCCGCTTGCCCACGCTTGCCTGCCTCGGGCCAG GGGAGTATGCTGAGGGCGTCAGTGAGCGAGACATCCTGCTCATTCACTCCTGCCGCCAGTGGACAACGGTGACAGCCCACACCCTGGAGGAGGGTCACTATGTCATCGGGCCCAAGATTGACATCCCCCTGCAGTACCCAG GGAAGTTCAAGCTCCTGGAGCAGGCCCGGGATGTTCGGGAGCCAGTGAGGTACTTCAGCAGCGTGGAGGAGGTGGCCAGCGTCTTCCCCGATCGCATCTTTGTGATGGAAGCCATCACCTTCAGTGTCAAG GTGGTGTCAGGCGAGTTTAGCGAGGACAGCGAGGTGTACAACTTCACGCTGCACGCCGGCGACGAGCTCACTCTCATGGGCCAGGCGGAGATCCTGTGCGCCAAGACCACCAAGGAGCGCTCACGCTTCACCACCCTGCTGCGCAAGCTGGGCCGGGCCGGGGCGCTGGCCGGggtgggcggcggcggcggcccggggGGCACGGGGGCCGCGGGTGGCAGCGGGGGCGCCAGGCCCATCAAAGGCAAGATGCCCTGCCTCATCTGCATGAACCACCGCACCAATGAGAGCCTGAGCCTGCCCTTCCAGTGCCAGGGCCGCTTCAGCACGCGCAGCCCGCTGGAGCTGCAGATGCAGGAGGGCGAGCACACGGTGCGCGCCATCATCGAGCGCGTGCGGCTCCCGGTGAACGTGCTGGTGCCCAGCCGGCCGCCGCGCAACCCCTACGACCTGCACCCGGTGCGGGAGGGCCACTGCTACAAGCTGGTCAGCATCATCTCCAAGACGGTGGTGCTGGGGCTGGCGCTGCGCCGCGAGGGCCCGGCGCCGCTGCACTTCCTGCTGCTCACCGACACGCCGCGCTTCGCGCTACCGCAGGGCCTGCTGGCCGGGGACCCGCGTGTCGAGCGCCTGGTGCGCGACAGCGCCTCCTACTGCCGCGAGCGCTTCGACCCAGACGAGTACTCGACCGCCGTGCGCGAAGCGCCCGCCGAGCTGGCCGAAGACTGCGCCAGCCCGCGCCGCGCGCGCCTCTGCCTGCCCGCGCCCCCGCGCGCCCTCGGGCCCGCCCGCGCCCCCGCCTCCGGCCCCGGCCCGCCCGGCGACGGCGACCAGGAGTACGTGAGTCCCGACTGGGCCGGCGCGCCCGAGCCCGCCGCGCTGCCCGCCGAGATCCCCTACGAGGAGCTGTGGACGCACCAGGCGGCCGAGGGCCTCGCCGAGGGCAGGACCCGGCCGCTCCCGGGGCCCGACCTCATCTCCTTCGGGGCCGCTGGGCCGCCCCGCCTGGAGCCCGAGGCGGCCCCGCCTCCCGTGCCTCCCAAATCCGAGGCG GTGAAGGAGGAGTGCCGCCTGCTCAATGCCCCTCCTGTG CCCCCCCGAGGTGGCAGTGCCAATGGCCGGCTCTCGGGCAGTCCCCCAGTGCCCCCACGCTTCCCCAGGCTGCAGCCTCTCCActcccccagctccagcctctcCTACTACTCCTCTGGCCTCCAGGATGG GGCGGGCTCCCGCAGTGGCAGTGGCTCTCCGTCACCGGATACCTACTCCCTCTATTGCTACCCATGCACCTGGGGAGACTGCAAGGTGGGCGAGTCCCCCAGCCGCCCACCCCCGGGACCCCTGCCCTCGACTACGCAGCCCAGCCAGGCCTCCCGGGCCCTTGTAGAGCCCCTGAGCAGTGGAGCTCCCTCTCTCTGGGGGGCCGACACCCCTGTCAAGACCTACCACAGCTGCCCGCCTCCATTcaagccctcccacccccagaaacGCTTCGCTCCCCTTGGAGCTCTGAACCCCTTTTCTGGGCCTGCCTACCCCACAGGCCCTTCAGCCGCCTCCCCTTCGGGGCCCACAGCCAGCTCAGGTCCCCCGGCTACCTCCAGCCCCGCTCGTTCCCCGGGCCCGGGCCCTCCAGGCCAGGCCTATTCGGCCgctgcctcctcctcctgtcccacctcctcctcctcttcctctgagcGCCAGACACCCGCCCTGGAGCCCTCTGATCCCTTTGAGCTGGGCCGGGGCAGCTCTCCAGAGCCAGAGCTGCTGCGCTGTCAGGAGCCCAGAGCTGTGAGggctcctgggcctgggcctggccttcTGCCACTTGGACCCCCCAAGGCCTTTGAGCCTGAAGGTTTGGTGCTGCGGCAGGTCCCCGCCCCCCTGTCCCCCGTGGCCCTGCAGGGGCCCGAAGCAGGCAGAGCACGACTTCTTCTCACCCAGGGGCGCCTAGAAGGGCCTCCGGCCAGTCCCCGGGATGGGGCCACAGGCTGGGGCGGCCGGGATGCCTCCTCCTGGCAGCCCCCCGCTGACCTGTCTGCACTCTCCCTGGAGGAGGTCTCGCGAAGTCTGCGTTTCATCGGGCTCTCGGAGGACGTGGTGAGCTTCTTTGCCCGAGAGCGCATTGATGGCAGCATCTTCGTGCAGCTCAGTGAGGACATCTTGGCAGATGACTTTCACCTCACCAAGCTGCAGGTCAAGAAGATCATGCAGTTCATCAAAGGCTGGCGGCCCAAGATCTGA